In Pelagicoccus sp. SDUM812003, the genomic stretch GCATTTCCTCGTGGAGAGCAAGGTGCTGCATCGAGCTCCCGGCTACGCGGTGCTGAGCAATATCGTGAAGCAGCTCTTCGGCATGGAGAAATCTCCGCTTTCCTCCTTCTCCATGGTGGAATTCGAGGATGCCGGAGTGCGAGTGATGGGATTCGCCATGGAGACCTCGGAGGATGGCTGGGTCACGCTTTTCATCCCGACCGCCCCCAATCCGACCTCCGGCTTCATCCTTCACGTGCGGCAGGAGAAGGTGCGGGATCTTGGGGTGGGCTCTGGTGAAGCTATCGAGTCGGTGATCGCGTGCGGTGCCGGATCGGCTAAGTTCCACCAAAGCGCTCGAGATTCGCGGAAGTAGCTTTCCTAAAACAGCTCCGCTCCGCGAATGCCGTTGAAGATGAACTGCACCGCGAGGGCCGCAAGCAGCAGGCCCATGAGCCGAGTGATCAGGCGAAGGGCCAGAGGCGAAAGCCACTTGGCGCCCTGTGAGGCGAGTCGAAGAATCCAGTAGGAAACCACGGCAAGCAGCACGATGGCTGAGCAAAGGGCGATTTTTTTAGGCCATATCTCGGCCTGCTGATAAAGGAGAATCGAGGTGGAAATGGCGCCCGGTCCTGCCATCAGCGGCACGGCGAGCGGGCTGATCGCGATGTCGTCCTTAGCCGCTCCAGCCGCGGCCTCCCCAGGAGTGATGCGCTGGGGCGTGTCGGCCTTGGCCTGCAGCATTTGCAGGGCGATCAGAAGCAGCAGGACGCCGCCAGCGGCTTGGAAGGCCGGAATGGTGATGCCGAGAAAGGAGAGAATGGTTTGGCCGATGATCGCAAACGTGAGCAGCACTCCGGTCACCACCAGACAGGCGATGCGCACCATGCGGACGCGCGATTCCGGCGTGTCGTTTGGCGTCATGGCCAGCAGCATCGGGGCGACGGTGATCGGCTCCACGATGACGAAAAGGGACGCGAAGCAGTAGAGGCCGTATTCGAAGGTGTTCATTTATCTATTGGGAAGCGAGCTAGCTCATTAGGGCCAGTGGTTTATCGGTTGCGTCTTGATCGGTCAATTGCAGGCTCGGGCCTTTTCGCGCTATGAACTACCCTAAACACACCTTTGAAGCGGCCAGCGAGTGGGCGGAGGGCATCCTTGCCCAGATGACTCTCGAGGAAAAATGCGACTATGTCGGCGGTACCGACATTTTCTACACCAAGGAAATCGAGCGGCTCGGCATCAAACGGGTTATGATGACCGACGCCACCGCCGGGGTGCACCTGCGCGATCGTTTTCACGAGTACACCTACCAGAACGCCACCGACAAATCGACCGCCTTTCCCTGTCCGCTGCAGCTAAGCGCCACTTGGAATCCGGAGCTTTCGGAAAAATTCGCGGGCGCGGTGGCGGAGGAGTGTCTGGCCAACGGAATCGGCATCCTGCTCGGTCCGGGATTCAATATCTATCGTCAGTCGCAGTGCGGGCGAAACTTCGAGTACTTCGGCGAAGATCCCTTTCTGACCTCCCGCATGATCGAGCGCTACATCCACGGCGTGCAGAGCAAAGGTGTGGTCGCCACCATCAAGCACTTCCTCGCCAACAACACCGACTACTTCCGCCGCAAGAGCAATTCCGTGGTCGACGAGCGTACGCTCAACGAGATCTACCTTCCCGCCTTCAAGGCCGGCATCGAAGCAGGTGTGCTGGCTGCCATGACGTCCTACAATCTGGTCAATGGCGAATGGGCCGGCGAAAGCGAAGCTGTCATCAAAAAACTGTTACGCAACCACCTTGGCTTCAGGTGGCTGGTCATGACCGACTGGTGGTCCGTCTTCGATGGAGCGAAGGTGGCCAAGTCCGGTCAGGATCTGGAAATGCCAGCCTGTCTCGCCACCATAGGTTTGGCGGATAAGGTTCGCTCAGGCGAGGTCGAGGAAGCCGATGTGGACCGCATGGTGAAAAGCATCCTCACCACGCTCAAGTCCATGGACCTGTTCGATCTGGAGCCAAAACCTGAATACGCCACTCCGGAAGCTTGGGAGGCCCGCAAGCAGATCGCTCTGCAAACCGCTCGCGAGGGCACGGTGCTGTTGAAGGACAACGGCATTCTACCGCTGGAAGGCGACGGCGAGCTGCTGGTGATCGGCGATTTTCTGGAGAAAAAGGCCCTCGGTGGCGGCTCGGCTACCGTGGTGGGCTACGACAACGTGCAGCTGATCGATGCCCTGCGTGAGGAGTTCGGTGATCGTATCGCTTACGAAAAGGCCCCGACCTGGGAGCGTATTCAAAAAGCGGATCAAGTGATCCTGAGCATCGGTACGTCCGACAGCGAAGGCTGGGACCGGACTTTCGAGTTGAACGAAGGCGACGAAGCATTCATCCGCAAGGTAGCCAGCTTGAACGAGAACGTGGTGGTGCTAGTGCAGAGCGGTTCCGGCATCAAGATGACCGCGTGGGCCGATAAGGTCGCGGCCATCCTCTATTGCTGGTACAACGGGCAAAATGGTCACACCGCGGTCGCGGAGATTCTTTCGGGAAAAACCAATCCCTCCGGCAAGCTGCCCATGAGCATCGAGCGCGACTTCAAGGATTCTCCCGATCCGGACTACGTGCCGAAAGGCGAGTATCTCTACAGCGGTTGGAACGACGCGTGGGAAGCCAAGCGCGAAAAGTACGACATCGTTTACGACGAAGGCGTGTTCGTGGGCTATCGCTGGTATGACGGCAAGGGCATCGAGCCGCTGTTCCCCTTTGGTCATGGGCTTTCGTATACGAAGTTTGAATACTCGGAGGTCACGGTTTCGAAGTCGGAGTTTTCCGCAGGCGAGACGGTCGAAATTAGTCTAGACGTGAAGAACGTGGGCGATCGAGCTGGAGACGAGATCGTGCAGCTTTACGTAGCGGATCTGGAATCGAGCCTACCGCGTCCGCCGAAGGAGCTGAAAGGCTTCCGACGGGTATCTTTGCAGCCAGGCGAGACCAAGACGGTAAGCTTCCAGCTCGACCGCTCCGCCTTCAGCTACTGGTCGCCTGAGTCCAAAGATTGGACTGCCGAGCCGGGCGACTTCGAGCTGCTTGTTGGCGCCAGCAGTCGAGACATTCGGCAGAGCGCTTCGGTGTATCTATGCTAGGGAATATTCTCGGAGAGAGTTCTAGAATCATTAAGACCCTAGATATTCGCGCTCTCGGGAAGGTGCTTGTTCGAGCGAGGCTTTGACTGCTGAGGAATTGACCGATCGCTGGACTTTTCAGTCGTTATCGTTATTCCTTTGTACCGTTGTTGCCGAATTGGAGTTCGAATGACCTCAGACGAATACGTAAAGGAGCGCTTGGATGGGCAGATCCGGTGGTATAGCTCGAAGAGCCAAGCGGCTCAAAAGAGCTACCGCCTAATACGGCGAACTGAGATTGTAGTTGCAGCGATGATACCCTTTCTTGCCGCGTTCACAGATATGGGGAGAATCGTTCCGGTAGCGATTGGGGTCTTAGGAGCAGCCATCGTAGTGCTCGCATCCCTTCAGAACCTAGGTAACTACAACGAGAAGTGGGTGGAGTATAGAAGTACTTGCGAGGCCCTGAAACAGGAGAAATATCGTTTTCTGACAAACAGCAAACCGTACGATCAGGACGATTCTCTGCCGGAGCTGGTCGAGAGGGTGGAGAGACTTGTCGCCAGCGAAAACACTCACTGGACTCAATGGGCGAAAGCGTCTAAGCCAGTTGATGAATCTGCTGAAGACTGAGGGCGATGAGTTCCCACGATCAGTCTTGGCGTTACTTGGCTAGCTTTGTAAGGCGTAGAAGCTCGTTCATGAACCCATCGAAATCCTTGTTGGAAAAGCGCAGGCCTTGAAACCGACTCAAGCGTTCGATTTCAGGTATCCCGAGTTTCTTTGTCTCCTTGAACGAGAATCCGCCCTTTAAGACCGGGACGATACGTTTTTCTAGGTCCATGGCGCGTGCGATCTCGCGGCGAACCCAGTCGTTTTCACTTGCACACCGGTCCAAGGAGCCGGGCGAGAGTATGATGACGAATGTATCCGCCGCTTCGATTTCGCGAATGAGTTGCTCGTCGAATCGCCCCGCTTCAAGTCGCTTCACATCGATGAAAGCGTTGCAGCCTCGCTCCCAAAGGTTTTGAGCGATGAGAAGTGCGGCGGCTTCGTCGTCATGGGTGCGGTAGCTGATGAATACGTCGTGCTTACTGGGGCGAGGTTTGAGGCGCGTCCAGATCAGGGCGGCCGTTGGCTGACCGACTGCGATGCTAATCCAGGACACCCAATGATCGGTCGAATACTGAATTTGAAGAAAGCAGATTGAAATTATGAATACAAGAAGGGTGGCTATCGTGAACGCTAGCTTGAATCCTCGTCTGGATAGATGGTAGAGAGCTCCGGTGACGGGTAGGCTTAAGCAGATCGCGATGATGCATTGGTGCAGCCATGGCAAACGGCGTAGCCATTCGTCACGTATGAGGTTGAGAAATGCGGTAGCATGGATCGCCACGCCCGGTGCTTCCCGCCAGCCGAAGCGGCTAAAGGCGGTGGAAAACGTGTCTTTCGCGTCGCCGAGTTCGCTTAAGGTAAAGTATTGTCCGATGAATACAGATTTGTTCGTGAGCCAGTCGTTGCTTTCTGTATCCAAATTAAGGATCTCCTGAAAGGTGTAGCTGGTGAACGCTCCAGTCGCCTCCGGTCCATAGTAGTTGAGCCAGCGTTCTTCGTTGCTTTCCCGATCGATCTGGGGGCTAATCAAAGCGGACTGGGCGGCGAGCCAGCCTGCGTATGGAGTTCGCTCGAAATCACCTGGAATGCGGCGGATCGTTTTTTCAAACAGCTCGGCATGACCCCAGGTCTTAGCGGCTTCACGAAGCAATGGAGTAGGCGCGTAGACGACGCGCCGGCGTTGATCTCTTTGCGCTAAGGTTTCACCCGCGGCTACGAGGACTACCGAGCCATTGCTTTTTATGGCCTTGGCAAATGCGAAATCGTTTTCCGGGTCTTCGTCGATGAAAGCGAAGTCGTAGAAGATCGAGCGAACTCCGGCTCTGCTCAGCCTTTCAATAAGCTTGGCGTGATGTTCGCGCCCGATCCTGCCATTTTCGCCGTAGCGTTGGAGAGTGTCTTCATTCGTCAGAATGAGCACGACTTCTTCTGTGGAATCGGCAGGCTTGAACAGAAAGGATGCGTCGTAGCTTAGTTGGGCCAAGGGAGGTAAGCTCAGAAGCAATACACCTGCGACGGCGGTGAAAGCGGTAGCTCGCGCGAATGGGTTTCTTGCGATACGGCGAAGCCTTGCCTGCAGTTTAAGGGGCATTGAGTTGGAAGAAGTCAGTCCTATAGCTTTTCAGGTGATAGAGTCAAACGAAGGTATGGTGAACGGGTCTTGTAATCGTCGTTTTCCCACTTAGACTGGCTTCGCCTTTTGGGAATCCAACTAATTGAGCTAGGGCGCGCTTCGAGAAGTCGCGACGTGGTTCCGCCTGCTATGCCTTCCTCTATTCCAAGTCCTCTTCGGAATCGCCTTCGAAGCAGTTGTTTTGTCGGAAGCTTTGCCTTCTGCTTTCGCAGCGCTGCGAGGCTGATCCTCGGTGGACTGCTTGGGGCGGGCGCGGTTTTTGCAGACGATGAAGCCTCTGGTCTGCTGAAGGCGAAACGGGGAAAGGTCGACCACATGCCGTACGCGCGTGGCGTTTGGGTTCCCGCTCCCGTTGGCCAATCGCTGTTTGCGAGGGATCGGCTTTACACACACGAGAACGCTTCGGCGACGGTGTGGTTATCGGACAGACAACCGGTTGATCTTGGTGAGTTGAGCACCCTCGAGATCTTGCCTAAACATCGGTCCAGCGTGGCGTTGCGACTTTTGAAGGGAGCGTTGTATTTCTTCAATCGCGAGTCGGATCGGGAGGCTGAGGTGCGTACGCCCCACGCTACGGGAGCTCCGCGCGGTACCGAGTTTTTGGTAACGGTGGACGAAAAGAGGACTCGGCTCGTGGTCTTCGATGGGGAGGCTGTTTTGAGAAACGAGAAAGGCGAGGTGACGCTTTCTAGTGGTTATGTAGGAATCGCCGAGGCCGGGTCCGCTCCTGTTCGAGAGCCTTTGAGAGCGGAAAGTCTCGTTCAATGGTGGATCTACTATCCAGGAATCTTGGACGTTAGTGAGTTAGAATTCAGTGATAGGGATCGAGATAGACTTGCAGATTCCTTGGTTCGTTTCGCAACGGGCGATTTGCCCGGGGCCTTCGAATCGTATCCAGGCTATCCGAATCCGGAGCCGCCGGCAGGTGATGCGACGAAAGTTTATTTGGCGAACTTGCTGCTTGGCGCGGGTCAATTGGATAAGGCGAAATCGCTTTTGAGCGACTTGTCTCATTCGAATGGGCCAGCTGAAGGGCTGCGCTGGCTCATCGCCGGAACGCAGCGAGAGACGAAAGCGGAGAAAGGGCAAAGTCTTTCGGCGAGCGAACTCGTTGGGCAGTCTTACTATTATCAGTCTCGCTTCGAGCACGCGAACGCCTTGCAGCGAGCGAGGGCGTCGACTGTCTTGTCTCCACGGTTTGGTTACGCGTGGCAACGAGTCGCGGAACTTGAATGGGCGTCGGGCAACGAGTCGAAGGCGCGACAAGCTTTTCAGAACAGTTTGACCTATTCGCCGGCGAATGCCCAAGCCCAGGCTTTCGCGGGCTTCCTAGCCGTAGCAAAGGGTGACCCTGAAACGGCGTTGAAGTCGATGGAGGAGGCGGTCCAATCGAATTCTACACTGAGCGATGCATGGCTTGGAAGGGGGTTGGTTCGTATGAGAAATGAGGATATAAGTGCGGCAATCGCTGATTTGCAGATCGCTGCGGCGCTCGATCTGGATCGCTCTCTCACACGAAGCTACCTAGGGAAGGCCTTTAGTGAAAGAAGCGACTTTGACCTGGCCACTTTAGAGTTCGAGAGGGCAAAGTCCCTGGATCCTGACGATCCGACGCCATGGCTGTATTCGGCCTTGGCGAAAAAGAATGCCTTTCGCGTCAATGAAGCAGTTCGAGACCTAGAGCATTCCATCGAGCTAAATGACAACCGTGCTGTTTTTCGATCGCGATTGTTGCTCGACAGGGATCAGGCTGTGCGCAGAGCGAATTTGGCTGAGGTGTATGCTCGAGCAGGACTCGCAGCGGTGGCGACGAAGGAGGCATCGCGAGCAGTCGCCATTGACTACGCGAACTTTTCTGCCCACCAGTTTTTGGCGGATAGCTTCAATGCGCAGAGGGACCCTAATCTCGTCGATCTTCGCTATGAAACGGCGACCTTCAGTGAGTACCTGTTGGCAAATCTCCTGTCGCCGGTCGGCGGTACGCCGCTTTCCTTTCAAGTTTCCCAGCAGGAGTACACTCGACTGTTCGAACGAGACCGCACGGAGATGCATTCAAATACACGATATGCATCGGATGGACAATGGCAGCAATCGTTGGTCGTCTCCGGAAGGCAAGGAGGCTTCGAATACGCAGTCGAAGCGAACTACCGCGATACCCGTGGTCTAGCGGCCAATACTGACTTGGATCAGCGTTCGCTATCGATCCAAATGAAACGCGAAGTTTCGAACAATGATACTGCGTATGCGCAGGCAGTTTTCAGCAAGGCGGAGTTCGGCGATCTCGCCCAGCGTTTCGATCCGTATCAAACCAGCCCGAATTTCAGAGGCGAAGAGACGCAAAGCCCCAATCTGTTTTTAGGTTGGCGTCACAAATGGTCGCCACAATCCCAGACGCTTTTTCTGGCTTCTCGTGTAGTGGACGAGCTGGTGATCCGTCAACCGGACGCTCGAATCGATGCCTTTGTCTTAGATGGCGAAGGAGCCTTGGAAATCACGCTAGCAGATGCGTTCGCTCCCTATGGAGAGGTCGCAGACCGCTTCGCAGTTGATTTCACGAGTCGATTTGAAGCCTATGGTGTTGAGTTTCAGCAGATTTGGGATGGGGAGCGATTAGATATAGTGGTGGGAGCGAGGGCCCAAAGTGGAGATACGTGGTCGAAAAGCGAAATAGCGTTTCTGGGAGATCCTTTTCCCGGGTTTTATTTCCCTGAAGAGATTCCGGATCAGGCCGTGGAAGAGGGGTTTCGACGCGTGGATGGATACGCCTATATGTATGGTCAACTATCCCCTTGCTTTCAATTCGTGGGAGGAGTCGGCTTTTCGTGGATCGAGTTTCCATCTGCTATCCAATCTCCGCCGGTTTCGTCGGGTAGTCGAAGTGAGGATGCGGTGTATCCGAAAATTGGTTTTATGTGGACACTGAGTGAAGCGAGCGTGTTTCGAGGCGCTTATTCGCGATCGTTGGGGGGACTCTTTCAGGAATCAAGTGTTCGATTGGAGCCGGCGCAGATCAATGGTTTTGGTCAAGCCTATCGCTCTTTGGCGCCGGAATCTGTGGTGGG encodes the following:
- a CDS encoding DUF502 domain-containing protein; translation: MKKTVLKGLAVLLPSLILGVLVLWIWGVVSRFAEPAGKALSKWWGVSETLGVVAAIALFVLLCYGMGKFVTTVIGSRLHFLVESKVLHRAPGYAVLSNIVKQLFGMEKSPLSSFSMVEFEDAGVRVMGFAMETSEDGWVTLFIPTAPNPTSGFILHVRQEKVRDLGVGSGEAIESVIACGAGSAKFHQSARDSRK
- a CDS encoding CHASE2 domain-containing protein; the encoded protein is MPLKLQARLRRIARNPFARATAFTAVAGVLLLSLPPLAQLSYDASFLFKPADSTEEVVLILTNEDTLQRYGENGRIGREHHAKLIERLSRAGVRSIFYDFAFIDEDPENDFAFAKAIKSNGSVVLVAAGETLAQRDQRRRVVYAPTPLLREAAKTWGHAELFEKTIRRIPGDFERTPYAGWLAAQSALISPQIDRESNEERWLNYYGPEATGAFTSYTFQEILNLDTESNDWLTNKSVFIGQYFTLSELGDAKDTFSTAFSRFGWREAPGVAIHATAFLNLIRDEWLRRLPWLHQCIIAICLSLPVTGALYHLSRRGFKLAFTIATLLVFIISICFLQIQYSTDHWVSWISIAVGQPTAALIWTRLKPRPSKHDVFISYRTHDDEAAALLIAQNLWERGCNAFIDVKRLEAGRFDEQLIREIEAADTFVIILSPGSLDRCASENDWVRREIARAMDLEKRIVPVLKGGFSFKETKKLGIPEIERLSRFQGLRFSNKDFDGFMNELLRLTKLAK
- a CDS encoding glycoside hydrolase family 3 C-terminal domain-containing protein, which encodes MNYPKHTFEAASEWAEGILAQMTLEEKCDYVGGTDIFYTKEIERLGIKRVMMTDATAGVHLRDRFHEYTYQNATDKSTAFPCPLQLSATWNPELSEKFAGAVAEECLANGIGILLGPGFNIYRQSQCGRNFEYFGEDPFLTSRMIERYIHGVQSKGVVATIKHFLANNTDYFRRKSNSVVDERTLNEIYLPAFKAGIEAGVLAAMTSYNLVNGEWAGESEAVIKKLLRNHLGFRWLVMTDWWSVFDGAKVAKSGQDLEMPACLATIGLADKVRSGEVEEADVDRMVKSILTTLKSMDLFDLEPKPEYATPEAWEARKQIALQTAREGTVLLKDNGILPLEGDGELLVIGDFLEKKALGGGSATVVGYDNVQLIDALREEFGDRIAYEKAPTWERIQKADQVILSIGTSDSEGWDRTFELNEGDEAFIRKVASLNENVVVLVQSGSGIKMTAWADKVAAILYCWYNGQNGHTAVAEILSGKTNPSGKLPMSIERDFKDSPDPDYVPKGEYLYSGWNDAWEAKREKYDIVYDEGVFVGYRWYDGKGIEPLFPFGHGLSYTKFEYSEVTVSKSEFSAGETVEISLDVKNVGDRAGDEIVQLYVADLESSLPRPPKELKGFRRVSLQPGETKTVSFQLDRSAFSYWSPESKDWTAEPGDFELLVGASSRDIRQSASVYLC
- a CDS encoding FecR domain-containing protein, with protein sequence MPSSIPSPLRNRLRSSCFVGSFAFCFRSAARLILGGLLGAGAVFADDEASGLLKAKRGKVDHMPYARGVWVPAPVGQSLFARDRLYTHENASATVWLSDRQPVDLGELSTLEILPKHRSSVALRLLKGALYFFNRESDREAEVRTPHATGAPRGTEFLVTVDEKRTRLVVFDGEAVLRNEKGEVTLSSGYVGIAEAGSAPVREPLRAESLVQWWIYYPGILDVSELEFSDRDRDRLADSLVRFATGDLPGAFESYPGYPNPEPPAGDATKVYLANLLLGAGQLDKAKSLLSDLSHSNGPAEGLRWLIAGTQRETKAEKGQSLSASELVGQSYYYQSRFEHANALQRARASTVLSPRFGYAWQRVAELEWASGNESKARQAFQNSLTYSPANAQAQAFAGFLAVAKGDPETALKSMEEAVQSNSTLSDAWLGRGLVRMRNEDISAAIADLQIAAALDLDRSLTRSYLGKAFSERSDFDLATLEFERAKSLDPDDPTPWLYSALAKKNAFRVNEAVRDLEHSIELNDNRAVFRSRLLLDRDQAVRRANLAEVYARAGLAAVATKEASRAVAIDYANFSAHQFLADSFNAQRDPNLVDLRYETATFSEYLLANLLSPVGGTPLSFQVSQQEYTRLFERDRTEMHSNTRYASDGQWQQSLVVSGRQGGFEYAVEANYRDTRGLAANTDLDQRSLSIQMKREVSNNDTAYAQAVFSKAEFGDLAQRFDPYQTSPNFRGEETQSPNLFLGWRHKWSPQSQTLFLASRVVDELVIRQPDARIDAFVLDGEGALEITLADAFAPYGEVADRFAVDFTSRFEAYGVEFQQIWDGERLDIVVGARAQSGDTWSKSEIAFLGDPFPGFYFPEEIPDQAVEEGFRRVDGYAYMYGQLSPCFQFVGGVGFSWIEFPSAIQSPPVSSGSRSEDAVYPKIGFMWTLSEASVFRGAYSRSLGGLFQESSVRLEPAQINGFGQAYRSLAPESVVGTVPGARFESISFGSDHNLAKQSYFGWEGERLSSEVTRMAGVFSGVDMFRSMKADAVSQDIEYEELNFSMYFNRLIGESWSLGGDYRIRDSKLSLVTPGLSETVWETGFAARSAKLQQIGLWGAYSHRSGIYGRLRSTFVEQKNAHDDQALGSEAFWQFDAFFGYRWPRQRMELSVGLLNLTDQDYRLNPLSPHGDYARSRTVFASFSFSL
- a CDS encoding MarC family protein codes for the protein MNTFEYGLYCFASLFVIVEPITVAPMLLAMTPNDTPESRVRMVRIACLVVTGVLLTFAIIGQTILSFLGITIPAFQAAGGVLLLLIALQMLQAKADTPQRITPGEAAAGAAKDDIAISPLAVPLMAGPGAISTSILLYQQAEIWPKKIALCSAIVLLAVVSYWILRLASQGAKWLSPLALRLITRLMGLLLAALAVQFIFNGIRGAELF
- a CDS encoding DUF4231 domain-containing protein translates to MTSDEYVKERLDGQIRWYSSKSQAAQKSYRLIRRTEIVVAAMIPFLAAFTDMGRIVPVAIGVLGAAIVVLASLQNLGNYNEKWVEYRSTCEALKQEKYRFLTNSKPYDQDDSLPELVERVERLVASENTHWTQWAKASKPVDESAED